The following are encoded in a window of Fluviibacter phosphoraccumulans genomic DNA:
- a CDS encoding NAD(P)-dependent alcohol dehydrogenase produces the protein MSRMKATVFVGPGKIELIDKSIPDVGPNDALIKITTTTICGTDVHILKGEYPVVSGLTIGHEPVGVIEKLGSNVAGYKEGQRVIAGAICPSFTSYACQDDCSAQDGGNHGHGYKPMGGWRFGNTIDGTQAEYVLVPDAQANLSPVPDGLSDEQVLMCPDIMSTGFAGAESANIKIGDIVAVFAQGPIGLCATAGAKLKGASLIIAIDGVDDRLKVSKDMGADITLNFRNVDVVSEIFKITNGRGVDASIEALGLQSTFESALRVLKPGGTLSSLGVYSSDLKIPLDAFHAGLGDNKIVTSLCPGGKERMRRLMSVISSGRVDLSPLVTHSFKLDQIVEAYDLFANQRDGVLKVAIKP, from the coding sequence ATGTCCAGAATGAAAGCAACTGTTTTTGTAGGCCCCGGAAAAATTGAACTCATTGATAAATCGATTCCTGATGTCGGCCCAAATGATGCGCTGATCAAGATCACTACCACCACCATCTGCGGTACAGATGTCCACATCCTAAAAGGGGAATATCCGGTCGTTTCCGGATTGACAATTGGTCACGAACCGGTTGGTGTGATCGAAAAGCTTGGCAGCAATGTTGCAGGCTACAAAGAAGGTCAGCGCGTTATTGCCGGGGCGATTTGCCCGAGCTTTACTTCCTATGCGTGCCAGGATGATTGTAGCGCTCAGGATGGCGGCAATCATGGCCACGGCTATAAGCCCATGGGCGGCTGGCGCTTCGGCAACACGATTGACGGCACCCAGGCCGAGTACGTTCTGGTGCCTGATGCGCAGGCGAATCTTTCGCCGGTGCCAGACGGCCTTAGCGATGAGCAGGTGCTGATGTGCCCGGACATCATGTCTACGGGTTTTGCCGGTGCGGAGTCTGCCAACATCAAAATCGGCGACATTGTGGCTGTTTTCGCGCAGGGCCCAATTGGTCTGTGCGCCACGGCCGGGGCCAAGCTCAAAGGGGCAAGCCTGATCATCGCTATCGACGGCGTCGACGATCGACTGAAAGTGTCTAAGGATATGGGCGCCGACATTACACTTAACTTCAGAAACGTCGATGTCGTCAGCGAAATATTCAAAATCACCAATGGGCGTGGTGTCGATGCTTCCATTGAAGCCCTGGGTCTACAGAGCACCTTTGAATCGGCACTGCGCGTTCTTAAACCTGGTGGCACCCTGTCAAGTCTGGGCGTTTATTCCAGCGATCTCAAGATTCCCCTTGACGCCTTTCACGCAGGTTTAGGCGACAACAAGATTGTGACTTCACTCTGCCCCGGCGGTAAAGAACGTATGCGCCGTCTGATGAGCGTCATCTCTTCTGGACGCGTTGATCTTAGCCCGCTTGTCACTCACAGCTTCAAGCTTGATCAGATTGTTGAGGCCTATGATCTGTTTGCCAACCAACGTGACGGCGTCCTCAAAGTCGCCATCAAACCTTAA
- a CDS encoding DUF2789 family protein, which yields MSRVHHSLEDLFAQLGLCSDSESIENFIDYHWPIPNEVALFRATIPRQFLHH from the coding sequence ATGAGCCGTGTTCATCACAGTCTTGAAGATCTTTTTGCGCAGCTAGGGCTCTGCAGTGACTCAGAATCCATTGAGAATTTTATAGATTATCATTGGCCTATTCCAAACGAGGTAGCGCTTTTTAGAGCAACCATACCAAGACAATTTTTACACCATTAA
- a CDS encoding alpha/beta fold hydrolase: protein MSDLSTTTDSTIIHEDRCEFEAADGFRIHGHLWKYGAQPHTALLVNPATGVAARYYSRYAVFLARAGFLVLTYDYRGIGLSRPKTLRGLRATKHDWGALDCEAAIQFLSKADPKLPMMAVCHSIGGFALGLAPSAVKIHRALFVGCQYAYWNDYRLLLRVPMWMNWHIVMPVLTKLFGYFPGKTLRWLEDLPAGVAMEWATRFHPEFHKRYDRLSHAAKPANGQELEARMSAIQADILAIADVNDPFATPSATARLLKYFKGSNREFVRVHRRKRRLPRLGHFGFFHDRFKTTLWAESLLWLKGEKKMPWSSMKFDVETEAFR from the coding sequence ATGTCTGACTTATCGACGACCACTGATTCAACCATAATTCACGAAGACCGCTGTGAATTTGAGGCTGCTGACGGCTTCAGAATACATGGGCATCTTTGGAAGTATGGCGCTCAACCTCATACAGCCTTGTTGGTAAATCCAGCGACGGGGGTTGCTGCTAGATATTACAGCCGATACGCAGTATTCCTAGCTCGTGCTGGATTTTTGGTACTAACCTACGACTATCGGGGCATCGGATTATCCAGACCGAAAACCCTGAGAGGACTCCGAGCCACAAAACATGATTGGGGGGCACTTGATTGCGAAGCAGCGATCCAGTTCCTAAGCAAGGCAGACCCCAAATTACCGATGATGGCTGTTTGCCACAGTATCGGGGGTTTTGCGCTTGGATTGGCACCTAGTGCGGTCAAGATACATCGTGCCTTATTTGTCGGTTGCCAGTACGCCTACTGGAATGACTATCGCTTGTTGCTTCGTGTGCCAATGTGGATGAACTGGCACATCGTTATGCCTGTTCTTACGAAGCTGTTTGGTTATTTCCCGGGTAAGACATTGCGATGGCTGGAAGATTTACCTGCTGGTGTGGCCATGGAGTGGGCTACACGGTTTCATCCTGAATTTCACAAACGCTATGATCGTTTATCTCATGCTGCCAAACCGGCCAATGGGCAAGAGCTTGAGGCTCGGATGAGCGCTATACAAGCGGACATCCTGGCGATTGCTGATGTTAACGATCCGTTTGCGACGCCTTCAGCGACCGCCCGCTTGCTCAAGTATTTCAAGGGGAGTAATCGAGAGTTTGTTCGAGTCCACCGTCGAAAACGTCGTTTACCCCGTCTCGGTCATTTTGGTTTCTTTCATGACCGCTTTAAGACAACTCTTTGGGCAGAGAGTTTGTTGTGGCTTAAGGGTGAAAAAAAAATGCCTTGGAGCTCCATGAAGTTTGATGTTGAGACAGAAGCTTTCCGTTGA
- a CDS encoding monooxygenase, with protein sequence MTYLLQVDFPYQGPWGDAMTTAMTALAESIAQEPGLLWKLWTENPITGEAGGIYLFSDLPSAEAYLAMHSARLKSFGVPEVHAKIFAVNDALSRIDRAPV encoded by the coding sequence ATGACCTATCTGTTACAAGTTGATTTTCCTTATCAGGGACCCTGGGGCGATGCGATGACAACTGCCATGACGGCTCTTGCAGAATCCATCGCCCAGGAACCCGGATTGCTCTGGAAGCTCTGGACTGAGAATCCGATCACGGGCGAGGCTGGGGGTATTTATCTGTTCAGCGATCTTCCTAGCGCCGAAGCTTATCTGGCAATGCATAGCGCAAGGCTGAAGAGCTTCGGTGTCCCTGAGGTTCATGCAAAAATTTTTGCCGTGAACGACGCGCTTTCTCGCATTGACCGTGCGCCTGTGTGA